The Biomphalaria glabrata chromosome 17, xgBioGlab47.1, whole genome shotgun sequence genome segment tgataaaatatgtaggtcacatgtGGGATTGCGTGGTCACGTGTAATTCTGGTTTCATCTTTAATCTTCTGAATTGAAGACAATGCCTTAGAGTTTTGAtatgtatataatttttattgtccgtattgaaatttgtcttacaatttgtgcattacaccaaaaacaaaacattataactataagaaaccaaaatgtacattcacaccagactcactcataatttacatatgacaacgtttatatcagattgttcctatttaatgatttgagtgccaggggaacaaaagagtgtttgtgtctgtttgtctttgctatcggtgtcttgtatctcttttgcgcttttaacaaataaaatgtaggcTTAAGGCGCtttgataacattacaaacacaacaCGAGAGCTAACATGACAAATTAAACatgtaggtcttaatgttctacTTCAAAGTTgagtagcatgttgtctgtctgagatcaatggggagtgagttccaaacctttggtccgtgcactgaaaaagcccgcagaccttagcttttgagggagaaacatggcaccactagaagcattgtgtccattgagcgcagggctctctgaaggacatatggagtgatcaatTCGCTAAGGTATAAGGGcatttcattgttatatatacactgatgccaCTTATGGCTCAACTGTTATATTACAGAGAATATTGAAGAAAAGAACTGGTGCCCCTCGCCCCCATATCTAAACGATATTAAGttcacttcttcttcttcgttctcattttacatatcggagggttcagatctgTAAAGcgaagaaactaacgaatcaagATACGGAATGTAAAGCCGTATTCCGTCATAATCCCAAAGTTCAAACATATGGGGGTTTTTTTTGTTCGTTGTGTCTGTCGATTGCGAATTCCCGGCAGCAGCAACTTAATGCCAAGTTTGTCTGTCAGCAGTCTCGCCTTCCTCAAGATGCcatccctgaagtgttcctcagcatggtcaagttggtttttgattatgtcataTTAATGTGACTACTGATGTGCTATTGAGTGGCCACTTATGctaagatggacagactgcaacatcACAGAAACTTGTTCAAAAACAGATGTATAATTGAcgaaaattaaaagacaaatcaTAAACACGAGAAGCAGGCACTGATTATTCATATGCAGTTTGTACaccaaacagtcaaagatcatctcaaagttgtgacttaaaTAAGGAATGAATAATTCGTATTTCTCAGTCTATGGTGTCCAACACAAACGTGGTAAATTTAGCACCAACGCTCTCACGTGACACCAACAGCATTATGGATATCTGAAATGTCATTCAGGTTGATAACaaagttaagtctgtgagatgCGCAATGGACTAAGGCTGCTTTTTCGATATTTTTCACAAATCCTTGCCTGAACACAGTTCCGAATGCTAGCCATCGCGGGGCAGTCATCATAGCCTTGGCCGAGTAGTTTATCCATGTGTAAAATGCACAAAATGCGTTCGCTGACATTGACGTTAGACACAGGCAATGCGTCTCTCTTAATTAACGACAGTGACAAAACCAATGAATTCTTTTCGCGTACAACGGCCTTCAACGAGTCCAAACACATCTATTTAGTGCCTGAGATATCTGCAGTTTCATTACCGTATGGAAAGTCCATGCCCGGGTACGCCACACTGCCTCAACCCGGCGCCGGGTCGAAACAATCGCTAGAGGAAGCGATTAGGCTGAATGGTTAGTACAACAAGACTCCTATGGAAGTGTCTGAGGAAGTGCTAGAGCAGAGTTATAAGAGAGCTTCCACGACCTTGTCGAAATTCAAAGCCCGTTCTTCAATCGAGGGCAAGTAAGTATGTATATATGCGCATACAGGTTTTAATAAAGTCACAAAAATGTGAACAGACAGACTGTGAAACGTTATTTTTGAGGGGTAATGATAAGAACTCATATCTAACTTGTAAGAAATTCTAGTTGTCAAGTAGCCGTAGTTATCCATTTTATTatgcatccatccatccatcccagtggcgctacagtcCATGGAAAGCTCTGGGCTGCTTTAACACATCACTCCATTCATACCTCTTTTTAGTCTTTTGTCCATATACTTTTCTCGATGATGAATtactgtgcaaaatttcaacatgATCGAAAAAATggttttgtgatttttttttttttggcacctCGGCTAATTGAAGGCCATGTCCTGTCCCGTcaattggaagtgggagaaaacaaaaatgtttacaagaATGCACTCTAGCAGACGCAGTGAgtaaataaaagcttttaaaaaaaacaataaaagtacttttttttttttgttagtctacAAAGtgatttattacttttttttcaacaaatatGAAAATGACTTCATTCTCTTAACGCCTTTCTTCTTATCTTTCTGAAACTGTTGGATTTGTAAACTTTCCGTGGAAGAGGATCAGGCTGTTCAGGTCGTCACGTAGGAAAAACATAAAAGCGTGATCAACGATGAAACTTACAGGGTCAACACCCAAACTTAGTATGCTAGAAGTCGCAGATGAAGCGGCCACTGCTACTGTCCCTGTCTCTGTGACTTCTAGAGTAGCTTTATGCAGGACGTCAGTAATAGATAATTGATTCTCAGCGATTCCGTCGAAATTTGCCAGTGGGCCAAAGGCGTCGGTCATACCCAAATGTTTAAGGCCACTATTTAAATTAAGTGACGTTGTAATCTTAAACTTTGGCAACATGAGAACAACACGCTCGGTCTTCATGTCCGTAAACAATCCGTTGATTCGTTCGTAATCTTGTAGAACAATCATCATTTCGAAGTCTCTAAGTCCAGAATAAGACTTGGGAAGTGCTATGTAAAAGGCAAACCTCTCGTTTGTGAAAGGCATTCTGATGACGTCGACATTCTCCACTGCTGACATTTTGACTTGGTACGTAGCAGTCTGCCTCATGAAATCAATGTCTATTTTATTTCCCAATGAAAGTTGAAAGGAGTTTTTATGAGTCAAATACTCATCGAATGGGGACTCCCATGTTCCATTAAAGAATAAAGTGTTGATCAAATACATCTGGCTATCTTCAGTTATTGTACTTGGTAGCATGAAAGATGTGATTTGATTCTTTGTTTGATTAGCGATCCATTCATTGATAGGTCTCTCCGGGCCATCATGAGAGTTGAAGTCGAAAGTTTCTAAAGTTGCATTGTACAGGTTGTTCAGTTCcttctaaacaaacaaacaaaaaaaaagtctaacaAAGCAAATGCATGGTTCATTTAAACACCTTATTAGTTTACTGTCACCAAATGTAGACATATGACAAGTTATGAAAATGTAGACATATGACATATGACAAGTTatgaaaatgtatatatatatacgtaattaatcttcattttaTCCAGCCCATTAATTCTTTCTGGCCGTCTTTTGTATCCTAGAATAAATTCTTTCTGGAGTTTGCGTAACAACAGTAGACACCCCTCTCTTGCTAGCTAGGGGTCTGAAGTCCCGGGTCCAAAGCATTATTTCaaacatttgaaactaaaataatGCATATTCTTAGGTGTCTTCAATGCGATATCCTGCTACTCTGTAATAAAAAGTATAGGTCAAATAACAAAtctattattcattttgttaatGGAACCCTAAGACTGGtacaaaacaaatcaatatgtgtaatgttttatttctgtaGGGTTCAGCCTTCAAGAACTGTAGTCTGCTTTAGTTTATTAGCGGCCCA includes the following:
- the LOC106066721 gene encoding ovalbumin-like; amino-acid sequence: MWTTILLTMLTVCWLAGRSIAHTSSNDTDIQILTSAVSVFSYDMYRKIGVQAVNVVYSPLSIHTVLSMVYMGARGDTENQMKNTLRFKDLPSPHNAINEVLHSIIEVKDVELLMANGMWFNPYVLQIKPLYKKELNNLYNATLETFDFNSHDGPERPINEWIANQTKNQITSFMLPSTITEDSQMYLINTLFFNGTWESPFDEYLTHKNSFQLSLGNKIDIDFMRQTATYQVKMSAVENVDVIRMPFTNERFAFYIALPKSYSGLRDFEMMIVLQDYERINGLFTDMKTERVVLMLPKFKITTSLNLNSGLKHLGMTDAFGPLANFDGIAENQLSITDVLHKATLEVTETGTVAVAASSATSSILSLGVDPVSFIVDHAFMFFLRDDLNSLILFHGKFTNPTVSER